One genomic segment of Drosophila melanogaster chromosome 3L includes these proteins:
- the CG16753 gene encoding uncharacterized protein, with protein MAKTKKNVRAKAKSVVGAAKQKAQDMKAKLREDRLLHKTLTPKKTTTKKEKSEAKHKKLLKRFAEARKKRKEEHKNREKTKVVGDLKPLRDALPSLQDIYKLVKTKQKDVSEGAALTEPEVRLSANEKIRKKRTEMVNTVKSFEKLIKDKNFKKNPREVIAAHVRNKYQAMEEDDYE; from the coding sequence ATGgcaaaaacgaagaaaaatgtAAGGGCCAAGGCGAAAAGCGTGGTGGGGGCGGCCAAGCAGAAGGCTCAGGACATGAAGGCCAAGCTGCGCGAGGATCGTCTGCTCCACAAGACCCTTACGCCCAAGAAGACGACCACCAAGAAGGAGAAATCCGAGGCGAAACACAAGAAGCTGCTCAAGAGATTCGCCGAAGCGCGTAAGAAACGCAAGGAGGAGCACAAGAATCGCGAGAAGACCAAAGTTGTCGGAGATCTAAAACCACTGCGGGATGCCCTACCCTCGCTGCAGGACATCTACAAGCTGGTGAAGACCAAGCAAAAGGATGTCTCCGAGGGGGCAGCCCTCACAGAACCAGAGGTCCGACTGAGTGCCAACGAGAAGATCCGGAAAAAACGCACTGAAATGGTCAACACCGTCAAGTCCTTCGAAAAGCTCATCAAAGACAAGAACTTCAAGAAGAATCCCCGCGAAGTCATCGCCGCCCATGTGCGCAACAAGTACCAGGCGATGGAAGAGGACGACTACGAATAG